The genomic stretch CAATATAAATACCCTAACGCTCTTTTCCGTTATGCTCAAATTGCTGATTATTTACACTTAGGTGGTGTCACAGAGGAAGAAAAAGTTGAGAAGTTAGTGGAAGCGATCGAAAATCTGAAACGAGAAGTAGGTATTCCTGCTACCATTAAAGAGGTATTGTCGATCGAGGATGAAGTTTTTTACTCTGCATTGGATAATTTAGCAGAAGAAGCGTTCGATGACCAATGTACTGGCACGAATCCCCGTTATCCTCTGATTAAAGATTTGAAAGAGTTATATATCACCGCTTATCGTGGTTTTAACCTCGAATCTCAATTTGATAACCCCATAAGTGCAATTCCTATTAACAATTAAATGAATCAAACTAACTTATTTTTGAATTAAAGAGGTTATATTCTCATGGGTTGTCGTTTTCCCGTTTTATCTTTTTTAACTATTTTTTTGAGTTTACAAATTCCCGTGAAAGCTGAAACTTGCACTCCCATTCCTCTAGTGGGGGGTGAGGGAAGTACTGTAACTAAAAGTGTTTCCCAACCTACAATTCCTAGTCTTTTTGGAGTTAATATTACCAGTAATAATTGGAATACTGATTGGGCAGTACCTTCTCAAAATAACAATTTTCGTAATTATTTGGTGACAGTTAGTTCTAAGGATAATGGCCCTTTTAAGATAAGAATGTATCTCAAATATAATGATCAAACTGCTGATGAATTTTTCAATCAAGAAGGAGTTAATATCACTGCCGATAAACCTTTAAAAATCAAATCCTCTCCCCGTCCAAATTCCCAACCTTATCAGGTTAATTTATTTGTTAATGGGTTAGAATCTTTAGGTAAAACTTATACTGCAACGGTAATGGGATGTCGTTAAGCTGATACCCACACTCTAATCCCCACATCATCATCATCGTTTTTTCAAAAACCTTAGCTATGGATTCTAGGCTCAGGATGAAGATTACTAAGTATATTACTTTCTAATTGTGCTAATTCTTGTAATCTTTCATCTACCATAACTCGATCGAAATATTCCGTTGCTAATATCCAATAAATACCGTAGTGTCTTGCTTCCGAAGCCATTAAACCTCGATAAAATTTAGCCAAATCTTCTTCTTGACAGTTATCGGCTAATAATCCTAGTCTTTCGTGAGATCGAGCCTCAATTAAAGCAGATACTAAGAGAGAATCTAGTAACCTATGGGGTTCGTGTCTTCTAATCGCTTCTTTCAAAGTTGCACCATAGGGAGACGGCTTTAAAGGTGCGAGGGAAATACCTTTTTTTTGTAACCACTGGTTAACCTGCTCAAAATGCTCTAATTCCTCTTTTGCAATGCCCGTTAGTTGGTGAATTAACTTTTCATGAGAAGGATAACGGAACAAAAGATTAACTGCCACTCCTGCCGCTTTTCTTTCACAATGAGAATGATCTAACAAAATTATATCAAGGTTATTTAAAGCCTGTTGTAACCATAAATGATTAGTCGATTGATGTAGGAGTTTGATTTTAGTATGAATAGACACTTTTTTTCGTCATGATGAACACATAATAAGATAATTTTAGCTAAACTGAAGTTATCAAATCTGTACATAAAAATTTAAAATTATTAACATATTGCAAATGAGTAACAAAAGATTCGTAATCGGAGATGTTCATGGTCATTATGATGCCTTATCTGAATTATTTGATAAAATATCTCCCACTCAAGAGGATGATATTTATTTTCTCGGTGATTTGATCGATCGTGGCCCTCAAAGCGCTCAAGTAGTACAATTTGTTATGGATAATAATTATAAATGTATCTTGGGCAACCATGAAATTATGTTACTAGATGCTTTAGGAGGGGAACAAATCAATCAACAGATTTTTCACGGATGGTTACAAAATGGCGGTAACACGACTATCGCCAGTTATGGAAATAAAACTCCCCCCAAAGAACACATAGAATGGATTAAAAATTTACCCTTATACTTTGATTTAGGGGATTATTGGTTAGTTCATGCAGGAGTTGATCCTCATCTTCCTATTGATCAACAATCTTCTGAACAATTCTGCTGGATTCGTCGATCGTTTCATCGTAGCACTCAACCTTATTTTGAAGATAAAACAATTATTATTGGTCACACGATTACTTTTACTTTCAATGGTGTTAAATCAGGACAATTAGTCGGCGGTCAAGGATGGATTGACATTGATACAGGAGTTTATCATCATGGACAAGGATGGCTAACCGCTTTGGAATTAAATGAGTCAATGGTGTATCAAGTGGACAGTTTCGGCCATAATTTCCGTAAAATGCCTCTTAATAAAAGTCTCAGTAATATTAACAACTCTCGAAAACTTTTCTCTTTTAGTCCCAAAATCTTATTTTAACAATAATCTTAATCCTCCGAATTAGGAGGAAATTAAATAGTTAAAAAATCAAAATTTTAATATCTAATAAATATTAATAGAGTATCGATAAATTTAATCTATAATTGTCCTGATAAATAATTTGCTGTGGATTCTACCAGTGCGATCGCTTGTTCGTAAGCCATACGAGTTGGACCGATAATACCAACACTACCAACAGGGGATTCTCCTTGATAATAATAAGCAGAAATTAGACTACAGAACTGCATCGATTCTAAGGGATTTTCTGATCCAATAGTAATTTTTACTTTTTGCCAAGAATCATTGTATTCAGTATGGTTAAAAATTAAAGATAAAAGCTGATCTTGCTCTTTTTCTAGTAAATTCAATAAAATCTTTACTTGTTCTATATGTGAAAACTCAGGTTGTTGTACTAATTTGGAAAACCCTTGTACAAAAATAGGAGTACTATTTGATAAACGATAATTTAACTTTATTTTCTTTAATAAATCATTGATAAAATCAGCATAAATTAAAAAGTCATTATTCAATTCGCTCCAATCTAAAACACTAATTTCAGTCAAAGATTTTCCTTTTAACTTATGATTTAAAAAATTAGATAATATTTCTAATTCTCGATCGATAATCTCATTAAAATCATCATCGTGGGGAATTTTTAATTGATTAGTTTCGAGTAAAAGAGATTCAGTTTGGTAATTATCAATCACCATCACTAACATAATTTTATTGTTAGCTAATCTTAAAAGCTGTAAATGATAAAGAATATTACTAGCAATCTGAGGCAAGGTAATTAAAGCAATACAACCACTTAAATCAGCTAAAATATTAGTAATTTTTTGAAATAAAATTTCGTAACGACCATAAACAGTTTTCATGGTAGAGTTTAAGAGTCGATCGAGAGGAAATTTAACGGTATTTTCCACATCAATTAATTGATCAACATAGACACGATAACCAGAATCAGAAGGTATTCTACCAGCAGAAGTATGGGGTTGATAAAGAAAACCTGCTTTTTCTAATTTACCCATCACATTACGAATTGTAGCAGAGCTGACACTAAAATCATATTCATCGATTAAAGTTTTTGAGCCAACAGGTTCGGCAGTCGCAATATAATGTTTTACGGTTGCCTGTAAAATTTTGCGATGGCGTTCATTGAGTATAATTTGAACAGGCATCTTAAAGTATGTAGGTTTTTAATTAGAGAATATTTAATAAAAATTTTATATTTTGCTAGTATAGCAACCAAAAACCACTTTAGATAACCTAAGATTGTATTATATTTTCGTCATATTTTCATTCAGTTGTTGACTGACATATTCTACATCAATACTTTTCAAACAGTTTCTAAGACTATGGTTAAATAGTAAAGGTTTTGATTTTTGCTTAATCAGGTGCAAGATCTGAGTGAAACGTATATAAGACAAGAATTAGAGGTGTACAGTGCCAAATTAAATGACGTGATGACAAATTACTGTCATCGACTATAACTCTTACTAAATAATCATTATAGCTGTTTTCTCTCATTTTCGCTCCCATGAAAGTGCTGACAAATTCAATGTCACTTTATTGATTGAAGACAAATTAAGTGTCATTTTCCTTGTGAAGTGAAATGACAAATTAAGTGTCGCTTTTTCCCTGTCAAATATATTCATGATAAATATTGTGTTTTTTTAATACACATTCAGAATTTTGAATACAATAAAGTTTTAAGTGATTTCGGACGGAATATAAAAGCGATGGCAAAAAAAATTTATGAAGTCTTCCAATCATTAGAAAACAAGGCTAACCTCCTTGCAGGTTACTGGGATAACTTCAAAACGGAGATCATCCAGCATTTACCAGAATCCTATCATGGTGAAATAGAGGAACTCTCTAACAACCTACAGAAATCTTTAGAGGTATTAATCGATGAATTGCGCCATCCTACCCTGATTTTAGCGACGACTGGCACCACGAGCAGTGGTAAAAGTACCTTAGTTAATTTTTTATGTGGGGCAGATATTGTGCCTACTGCGGTAAGTGAAATGAGTGCAGGATCTGTTACGATCGCACCTAAATTAAATAAATAGGGTATAATCAACTCAAGATAGATTGAAAGGAGTGCTGCGATCTCACCTTATAATTTCTTCAACGACATTAATTTGTCACTACCACCTCAATGACAAGAATTTGTCATCACGACACTTAATTTGGTACAATGACAGTAATTTGTCACGGATGACAATTAATTTGGCACTGTACAATTAGAGGATATGGAGTATAGGGGAATCGAACCCCTCACCTCTGCGGTGCGATCGCAGCACTCTACCAAATGAGCTAATACCCCAACATAACTTTTTATTCTAACATAATAGAAGGTTTTTCCAAAGTTCGATCGATCCAGTCTAAATCCAACTCCATGAGATGATCTACACACCAATTAGCCTGTCGTTGCAATAGATGAAAAGGATAGGTAT from Geminocystis sp. NIES-3709 encodes the following:
- a CDS encoding tRNA-(ms[2]io[6]A)-hydroxylase, with translation MSIHTKIKLLHQSTNHLWLQQALNNLDIILLDHSHCERKAAGVAVNLLFRYPSHEKLIHQLTGIAKEELEHFEQVNQWLQKKGISLAPLKPSPYGATLKEAIRRHEPHRLLDSLLVSALIEARSHERLGLLADNCQEEDLAKFYRGLMASEARHYGIYWILATEYFDRVMVDERLQELAQLESNILSNLHPEPRIHS
- a CDS encoding metallophosphoesterase family protein — its product is MSNKRFVIGDVHGHYDALSELFDKISPTQEDDIYFLGDLIDRGPQSAQVVQFVMDNNYKCILGNHEIMLLDALGGEQINQQIFHGWLQNGGNTTIASYGNKTPPKEHIEWIKNLPLYFDLGDYWLVHAGVDPHLPIDQQSSEQFCWIRRSFHRSTQPYFEDKTIIIGHTITFTFNGVKSGQLVGGQGWIDIDTGVYHHGQGWLTALELNESMVYQVDSFGHNFRKMPLNKSLSNINNSRKLFSFSPKILF
- the hrcA gene encoding heat-inducible transcriptional repressor HrcA, translating into MPVQIILNERHRKILQATVKHYIATAEPVGSKTLIDEYDFSVSSATIRNVMGKLEKAGFLYQPHTSAGRIPSDSGYRVYVDQLIDVENTVKFPLDRLLNSTMKTVYGRYEILFQKITNILADLSGCIALITLPQIASNILYHLQLLRLANNKIMLVMVIDNYQTESLLLETNQLKIPHDDDFNEIIDRELEILSNFLNHKLKGKSLTEISVLDWSELNNDFLIYADFINDLLKKIKLNYRLSNSTPIFVQGFSKLVQQPEFSHIEQVKILLNLLEKEQDQLLSLIFNHTEYNDSWQKVKITIGSENPLESMQFCSLISAYYYQGESPVGSVGIIGPTRMAYEQAIALVESTANYLSGQL